The stretch of DNA TTCAGACAAACAATTACACTCAAAACTTTCCTGTTCCTATAGCTGATATTACAACAACAGCTTAAATTGGTTTTGTGAAACATAGCAAAACCAATGTTAGTCACTTATAAAGCAGAAACAACTCAACCTTGGTGTCAATTTTCTCACGACTTCCACGCTTAATCTCTACAACGCTGGGAAGCTTTTCTAAGTgggtcctaaagctcttgcctgatAATACCATTCTTTTTTCAATGGTATTCCTCTGaacttttctctttctctctctacaGTCTTTCTTCGAATCCCCCtgttgctctctctctctctgctcctccatcaTCCCCCGACTGCTGAGTATGTTGTGCTGCTCGCtccgatccactttcaacagtgtttctcagaaatcacttactacACCTTTGACTTGACAACACAACTGAATAATCTTTTAATGACACGTGTATATATTTATCTAAATGGCAGAAAATGTGCTAAGGAATGTTTGTCATGTGCAGCATGTTTCTCTGAAGGACTATAGAGAACAGCCTCTGATTCCCAAAATGTTCTTTCAAATGCAGGGATAAGGAGCAGTTACAGTGAAAACTTGGATAaagttttattataaatgataataGTTAAAATAGTTCGGAATAGGAATAGTTAGTGGTCAAAAAAGAGGTTTCTGCTGCTTTCCATACTTGAAAATGCAGAGCAATCACTGATAGTCCAGTTTAGTTGCAATTTTGCTTGGtttgttataaaaatatatattacatcaAGATTTGAAACTGGCCACCCATAAAATTACACCATGTGACCATCATGACTCACAGAGTTACAGGAAGAGAGTCAGATCTGTCACTGGTGTctcatgaaaaaaacaaaaaaagaaaaagtgcatcAAACAGTAAGAATGCATTTCTATAGAAAGATATTATAATGGACTAATCATTAGTAACCTAATATCCTTTGTTTCCAGATTGTCCACCAAGCTGAAGGTGAGTCTTCTTTGTTATAAGGTCTGGATGTAGTTAGGTATGATATAGgttgatgatgaagatgatgatggtgtttgagagtgtttttgttttcaggCTCAGAATGAGGCAGCAGACACATATGCTTCTCTTCAGCTCTCTGCTCCACCCTCTGAATATGAAACTTTGAACATTAAACtacattaaaaaacataaaaacccAACTAACTTCACATGGATCCCATGTCGGATTCATTACAAAAGCATGAAGACCAAGCCTCACTGGCaacaaatatgcattttatgtaatattttatggAAATCTCTTTAGttgtttgaaataaatatttattttcccaTTCATGCACATTTGCAATTTGCTTGTCAGAAAAAAAAGCTTTAGATGGCTTGATTTTATAGATTCTGTATCAATTTTCCCATTTtgtaaaagtatgtactctttttgtaaagaaaaactgtCCCTCTTTTTATTAGAGTTCTTTAAttactatgtactaacatttatgTTTGGTATTCTGCCCTGGCGATGGTGTTCTAAACCAAGCGTTGACAGATAGCTAACAGAAATAAAGCTCCATCACACGTTCTTCATTGTGCTTATGTGATGCACACTTTACTgtaaaactgaaagaaacaaaatatacaaattacaaaatgatTTACAAAATAGCATGGATATTTTTCACATTCACAAACATCCATTTACAGAATCAAACAACTAAATAAACAACTGATTTATGTTAACAGCATGTGCTTGAAGAAAAATATGACTATGCAACGTCATTAGCATATTAGCCGTCAGATCGCGCCATTTTTCAGAATCAAACATCGATCTCTAAACATCTTAATAACGACCAGCTTTTAATTAAACTAAAACAACATTATTGCAGTTATTTTCAATATGAAATTTATAACTTACGGTCGTATCTACTCCAAGGATTAGACAGCAAACAATGACGTGCATCCAGAACACAGATCACAGAAAACGAGTCTCTTCTTCTACTGTTTTACGTGCTTCCTGTTGCGGTGTATTGCACAGtgtaataacatttttttaccACAAGGTGTCACTCACAAACTACTTATACAAATCAAAATGCAGCCCCCAAAGATAAACTAATACTGCACAGAACACTCCCCGCCTGGTATATAACTTGTGTTATACCACTATGCATTCCGATTACCTGATAAAAGTAAGACAACATCACAAATAGGTCTGAAGTATTCTCTAACAACCCCCTGCTTAGCAGTCTTCACCATAACCTTACGAATTTTCCCATCAGATGAGGTTATAGTCTTTGCTATGAGACCAATTGGCCACTCACTGCGCTTAGCTTCCCCATCTTTCAACAGAACAACGTCTCCTTCCTGAATACTATCTCTCTCCTCTGTCCATTTTCTTCTGGGTTGTAAGGTAGACAAGTACTCCTGCTTCCATCGCTTCCAGAATGAATCTGCCAACATCTGGACTTGACGCCACTGATTTTTGTGCAGGTGACCTAACTCAAAATTTCCTGGAGGAGCTGGAGCAACACTCGCGTTCTGAGTTAAGAGCATTGCTGGTGAAAGCACTTGAGGCATGCCTGCATCTGATGAGATTGGGATTAAGGGTCCGGAATTCATAATGGCCATGACTTCTGCCATTAAAGTTGTTAAGACCTCATGCGTGAGTCTTGTGGAAGTTTTCATCAAGAGAGCCTCCAGAATACGTCTGGCAATCCCGATCATTCTTTCCCACACTCCTCCCATATGGGAGGAGTGAGGAGCATTAAATGTCCAAGTGCAGCCCTGATTCTGCAAGAAGCCTTTCAATTCTGAGTCGCTACTGTCGATTTGGAGTTCTTTGACTGCTCCAATGAAATTCGTCCCTCTGTCAGAACGAAAGTGCTTCACTGGTCCTCTAACAGCCAAGAAGCGACGCAAAGCACAAATAAAGCTAGATGCTGATAGGGACTCCACAACCTCTAAATGAACTGCTCTGGTATTCAAGCAACTGAATATGACAGCCCATCGCTTGTTCTCAGTGTTATGCCCTCTTGTCTTACGTGTCACCACAGTGAATGGTCCAAAAACATCAagacctgtgtgtgtgaaaggtGGATTTACACAAACTCTATCTGAGGGCAAAGCCGACATCTTCTGACTCTCCACTTTACCTCTCAGTCTCTTGCATAGCACACATTTATGGATGATATTTGAAACGGGTCTTTTCCCACTGACGATCCACAATCCAGCACTACGTATAGCACCTTCGGTAAAATGACGGCCTTGA from Chanodichthys erythropterus isolate Z2021 chromosome 8, ASM2448905v1, whole genome shotgun sequence encodes:
- the LOC137024611 gene encoding uncharacterized protein translates to MYVANRVARIRKTTEPSQWHYVCSEQNPADHATRFVAAAHLPLTNWFSGPEFLRECNLIECSLEESYGLVKAEEDVEIRPQWHLCTKTSGVEISQAKSTIVKTAQREVYQEEFESLTKFGKVSQRSTLLRLDPFVDEEEKHPLIIPPNQHVTGLLIQHYHDQVAHQGRHFTEGAIRSAGLWIVSGKRPVSNIIHKCVLCKRLRGKVESQKMSALPSDRVCVNPPFTHTGLDVFGPFTVVTRKTRGHNTENKRWAVIFSCLNTRAVHLEVVESLSASSFICALRRFLAVRGPVKHFRSDRGTNFIGAVKELQIDSSDSELKGFLQNQGCTWTFNAPHSSHMGGVWERMIGIARRILEALLMKTSTRLTHEVLTTLMAEVMAIMNSGPLIPISSDAGMPQVLSPAMLLTQNASVAPAPPGNFELGHLHKNQWRQVQMLADSFWKRWKQEYLSTLQPRRKWTEERDSIQEGDVVLLKDGEAKRSEWPIGLIAKTITSSDGKIRKVMVKTAKQGVVREYFRPICDVVLLLSGNRNA